DNA from Cyanobacteria bacterium GSL.Bin1:
CCGATCGCGTTCTCTTCAGCCACAGAGAATTGAATCAAACGAGGCTTTACGCTTCTCGTTAAAATATCAATAAATGTCAATACACTTCATTCGGTTAGAGTCACCAATATGGATTTTTACACGGTTGTTTTGCGTCCAAGTCAAAAGTATTGGGTTGCTTTATGCCTTGAAAATGGAATTGTCGGACAAGGGAATACCCAAGATCAGGCAATTGCCAAGTTAAAAGAAGCAATCGAGTCGTTCCAAGAAATTTATGAGTCTCAACCTAGTATTTATAACAATCCCATTTCAATCAAGGAATTACACGAATTTTTAACCTTGGAGTCAAAAGAACCTGTCTTAGAGTCTTACGAATTTAGAGCGGTTTATGCCTAAGAATGTCCCTTCATTAAAGCCACAACAACTAATTCGACTCTTGAAGAAGGCAGGATGCAGTTTTTATCGTGAAGGAAAAGGAGATCACAGTCTTTATACTCGCGTAGTGGAAGGTAAAACCAAAATCGTCCCAATTGATATGGGAGCCAAAGAAATGTCCCCTGCTTATGTCCTACGGATTTTTCGTCAATTTGGATTGACCGATGAGGAGATTGAAGACTTGCTGAAATAGGAAATATTAATCGTTCAAAAGAGCGCGATCGCGCCTCCCCCTACTCGATCGCGTTCTTAAGTGTCATAGAATTGAAGCAAACAGCGATCGCGCCTTCCCCCGCCCGATCGCGCTTCCTCCCCACTGATCGCGCTCTCATAAGAACAGAATTGAGTTAAACAGTGATTAGGTTACGCCTCTGCTTTGAAACACCTTATTGAGTTTGAGATAAAAACCTATACATCTAACGGTGAAGTGCAGCGGCGGCAAATAACCTCAAACTTTTAACGACAACTTCTGTTCCGTCCGCTGCCACGCAGTGTTGGGCTATGCCGAAATTATGTATGAGGCCATCTAAACGAAAAACAATTATCATAATAAGTTGACTTTAAATATGCTAAGTCGGTTTCCCAATCTTGAATAGCTTTACCAAAATTTTTATCATTACGACGCTTTGCATTACGAGTAAATGCCGCGATAGATTCAGCCAACTTTTGCAATCTCTGAGCAGTCTTAGGTTCACCCCACTCATTTAGATACTCATAATTATTCATGGGTATTAGTGGACGTAGGAAAATAGAGTCCAGAATTTCTAATCGCTCACTTTGGTTCAATCCATGAATACCAACTTTGTACCCATAATGTCGTAGTAATCCTTCTTCATATTTAAATGCATCATTTGGCAAGTTTTGCGAACCGATATTAGCCGTTGTAGTCGGCCAAACAAATTGTGTACTCTCCAATTGGGCTAATCTTTTGGAAATCTTCTCACGCAACCTATGTGCCCTTATGCGAGAACGAAAGCCTAGTTCATAATAAATTTCTTTTAGAACGTCCACGCTACTCCAATTGGAATCGGCAGTTTTCTCCAGGTCATTTGTAGAGTAACTAATATATATACGCTCTAGAGTTCTCGAAGTATTGCCAGAAGATTTAGGCTTGATTTTTGCTGAGGATGGGGGAGTGTTATAGCTTGCCTCATTCGGAGAAACAATACTTATATTTTTTATACGTTCAACTGAAAATACTCTCTTTGACTTCCTTAAGTGACAGTAAGCTTCTAAACATAAAGTTTCTCCTATAGTCTGGAATTGAACTGGTGTGACTGTACGATGGCTCTTTGACCCATAACGGTTCTCATAGTCAAACTGTGCTTTCTGGCTACTCTGAATTGCCCATTCAAGTAATTCAACCTGCTGTTTTGTAGATTTATGATCAGGTTGCCTATTCTTTTCTTCATGTTTTGGAGAAGAAGAAGAAAGTTGAGACTGAGTATTAGTTGATGCAGGTGGCGAAATTGATAAATTTTTATCTAATCCAGTATTACTTGCTTTCTCCTTCCTATCAATTTTCTGTTCAATCGTTGTCGTCAGGTAATATCCCACAATGGCTATCGCTAACAAAATCCAGAAAAGCGGTGTGGATAAGAGAGTTAGGAGAACTTGCACATGCAGGAAGGGATTGAATATTTGAACCCACCCTTGACGTAAATAAGACCACTCAATATAGAGAAAAAGAATACCGTTTCCGACGTAACCTATAACCCAAAGAGCTGAAAAGAAGAATTGTAATAGCCTCATGTTCTTATTGTTCAGAGCAACCAGTACAAAAAAGCCAGTCTCGTCAAATCTAAAGACCTACCCTTTTACTATTTTCTTGCCTCAGGACATATATCCGCAATTTTTGTGAAGGATTGCTTAACGGATGAGCGTAAGCTGGTTCGTTTCAATTGATGCACCCAAACAGATTTGTTGA
Protein-coding regions in this window:
- a CDS encoding type II toxin-antitoxin system HicB family antitoxin, with the protein product MDFYTVVLRPSQKYWVALCLENGIVGQGNTQDQAIAKLKEAIESFQEIYESQPSIYNNPISIKELHEFLTLESKEPVLESYEFRAVYA
- a CDS encoding WYL domain-containing protein, which encodes MRLLQFFFSALWVIGYVGNGILFLYIEWSYLRQGWVQIFNPFLHVQVLLTLLSTPLFWILLAIAIVGYYLTTTIEQKIDRKEKASNTGLDKNLSISPPASTNTQSQLSSSSPKHEEKNRQPDHKSTKQQVELLEWAIQSSQKAQFDYENRYGSKSHRTVTPVQFQTIGETLCLEAYCHLRKSKRVFSVERIKNISIVSPNEASYNTPPSSAKIKPKSSGNTSRTLERIYISYSTNDLEKTADSNWSSVDVLKEIYYELGFRSRIRAHRLREKISKRLAQLESTQFVWPTTTANIGSQNLPNDAFKYEEGLLRHYGYKVGIHGLNQSERLEILDSIFLRPLIPMNNYEYLNEWGEPKTAQRLQKLAESIAAFTRNAKRRNDKNFGKAIQDWETDLAYLKSTYYDNCFSFRWPHT
- a CDS encoding addiction module toxin, HicA family produces the protein MPKNVPSLKPQQLIRLLKKAGCSFYREGKGDHSLYTRVVEGKTKIVPIDMGAKEMSPAYVLRIFRQFGLTDEEIEDLLK